A DNA window from Anastrepha obliqua isolate idAnaObli1 chromosome 5, idAnaObli1_1.0, whole genome shotgun sequence contains the following coding sequences:
- the LOC129248111 gene encoding uncharacterized protein LOC129248111, which yields MSRLRSAAKMLIQRHSLPSVVTRLARIISTSAPEPHFGSRRMSIPAEPTRFTTKQQLLSEPNVVIDTINPSKSNDKSNSSDGSANVPKPSGKDSKLPDITIVDINGGYKHMDFEQRMEHMDRADNVNNEKVPSDITSKLILPLERKMSNVVDIDGFDDAMMYEDKSAMELLPQPTETEVPAASGVDGCSANSDQQLAYTSATLQDKPMLAHDVKAVALENSDNGGKIASVASKSAINAGEEFDAQATDSCTSRGIENICEAPVDIDAFASEEDKLQGTVDIDAYGDSQRMQLPPIPKERNNIFEFKGIKIIMPKRMLRDATYRYRLDPKDKDKPDDIRICVFEK from the coding sequence ATGTCAAGATTGAGAAGCGCTGCCAAGATGCTGATCCAACGGCATAGTTTGCCAAGCGTCGTTACAAGGCTGGCTCGCATAATTTCTACCTCGGCACCAGAACCGCACTTCGGCAGCCGCAGAATGTCGATACCCGCTGAGCCAACGCGCTTTACCACAAAGCAACAACTGCTTAGCGAACCGAACGTGGTAATAGACACAATCAATCCCAGCAAAAGCAATGACAAGAGCAACAGCAGTGATGGGAGCGCCAATGTGCCAAAGCCGTCAGGCAAGGATAGTAAGCTGCCAGACATAACCATTGTGGACATCAATGGCGGCTATAAGCACATGGACTTTGAACAGCGCATGGAGCATATGGATCGCGCAGATaatgtaaataatgaaaaagttccAAGCGACATAACCTCCAAATTAATTTTACCACTGGAGAGAAAAATGTCCAACGTTGTCGATATTGATGGCTTTGATGATGCTATGATGTACGAAGATAAATCGGCAATGGAATTGCTGCCTCAACCAACAGAAACAGAAGTGCCAGCTGCCAGCGGTGTTGATGGCTGTTCGGCAAATAGTGATCAACAATTGGCATATACGTCAGCGACACTGCAGGATAAACCAATGCTGGCGCATGATGTGAAAGCGGTGGCCTTGGAAAACTCAGATAATGGTGGTAAAATCGCTTCAGTTGCGTCAAAAAGCGCTATTAATGCTGGAGAAGAGTTTGATGCTCAAGCCACAGACTCATGCACCTCCAGGGGCATTGAGAACATTTGTGAGGCACCCGTTGACATAGACGCCTTCGCAAGCGAAGAAGACAAATTGCAAGGTACTGTAGATATTGACGCCTATGGTGACAGTCAACGTATGCAATTGCCACCCATACCAAAAGAGCGCAACAATATTTTCGAATTCAAGGGCATAAAAATCATTATGCCAAAGCGTATGCTGCGCGATGCAACTTATCGCTATCGCTTAGATCCGAAAGACAAGGACAAGCCAGATGACATTCGAATCTGCGTGTTTGAGAAGTAA
- the LOC129248110 gene encoding cryptochrome-2 isoform X2 — MESKNTLVHWFRKGLRVHDNPALTLVFTKALSAPTQYCVRPIFILDSALVEWLRVGANRWRFLQQTLADLDAQLRQINSKLYVVRGTPATVFPHIFREWRVSLLTFETDIEPYALKRDAEVQRLAKEAGVKVDTCCSHTIYNPELVMQRNDGHAPLTYQKFLSVVDKFKVPLPVPKPEQLSDEHEPPKDAKEKRDVNCYAIPSMEELVKRPEGLGENKFPGGLRRLDASLSDESWVVAFEKPNTSPNSLEPSTTVLSPYLKFGCLSARLCHHRITNILSRHKKHSKPPVSLLGQLLWREFYYTAAASEPNFDRMLGNKFCMQIPWESNEAHLTAWAYGRTGYPFIDAIMRQLRKEGWIHHLARHAVACFLTRGDLWISWEEGQKVFEELLLDQDWALNAGNWMWLSASAFFYQYFRVYSPVAFGRKTDPTGVYIRKYVPELAKYPAGCIYEPWKATLSAQREYGCVLGEDYPHRIVNHETVHKENIKRMTAAYKVNREVKQDSKTRDKDDERGKCKKVGTSATLAKKRRT, encoded by the exons ATGGAGTCAAAAAACACACTGGTTCATTGGTTTCGCAAGGGATTGCGTGTACATGACAATCCAGCGCtgacgcttgtgtttaccaaagcACTCAGTGCGCCAACACAATATTGTGTCCGTCCAATTTTTATACTCGACTCTGCGTTAGTGGAATGGCTAAGAGTTGGCGCGAACCGCTGGCGCTTTTTGCAACAAACACTGGCTGATTTAGACGCACAACTACGCCAAATAAATTCTAAACTCTATGTCGTGCGTGGAACGCCGGCTACAGTTTTTCCCCACATCTTTCGTGAATGGCGGGTCAGTTTGCTAACATTCGAGACAGATATTGAACCTTACGCACTGAAACGCGATGCTGAGGTGCAGCGTTTGGCAAAGGAAGCTGGCGTAAAGGTGGATACTTGTTGTTCGCATACTATTTATAATCCAGAGTTGGTAATGCAACGGAATGATGGCCATGCTCCTTTGACTTACCAGAAGTTTTTAAGTGTTGTCGATAAATTCAAAGTACCGTTGCCAGTGCCGAAGCCGGAACAATTGAGTGATGAGCATGAGCCCCCAAAGGATGCAAAGGAAAAACGTGATGTGAATTGCTATGCAATTCCCTCAATGGAAGAGCTGGTTAAGCGACCTGAGGGACTGGGAGAGAACAAGTTTCCCGGCG GTTTGCGACGCTTGGATGCATCGCTAAGCGATGAGTCATGGGTTGTCGCTTTCGAGAAACCAAACACTTCACCAAATTCGCTTGAACCAAGCACCACTGTGCTCAGTCCCTACCTTAAATTTGGCTGCCTCAGTGCGCGTTTGTGTCATCATAGGATAACAAACATTTTAAGTCGACATAAAAAACATTCGAAACCGCCTGTGTCACTGTTGGGACAACTACTTTGGCGTGAATTTTATTACACTGCTGCTGCTTCCGAACCAAATTTCGATCGTATGTTAGGCAACAAATTCTGCATGCAAATACCCTGGGAAAGTAACGAAGCGCATTTGACAGCTTGGGCGTACGGACGTACTGGCTATCCATTCATTGACGCTATTATGCGTCAGTTGCGCAAGGAAGGTTGGATTCATCATTTGGCACGTCACGCAGTCGCATGCTTTTTAACGCGCGGTGATTTGTGGATCTCCTGGGAGGAGGGACAAAAAGTGTTCGAGGAGCTGCTGCTCGATCAGGATTGGGCTTTGAATGCGGGAAATTGGATGTGGCTCTCAGCATCTGCATTCTTTTATCAATACTTTCGTGTTTATAGCCCAGTCGCTTTCGGCAGGAAAACTGATCCTACAGGcgtttatataagaaaatatgtacCTGAGCTTGCAAAGTACCCTGCAGGTTGCATTTATGAACCGTGGAAGGCGACATTGAGCGCACAACGGGAATATGGCTGTGTACTGGGTGAAGATTATCCGCATCGCATCGTTAATCACGAAACAGTGCATAAGGAGAATATCAAACGCATGACGGCGGCATATAAGGTGAACCGAGAGGTAAAGCAAGACAGCAAAACTCGCGACAAAGACGACGAAAGGGGTAAGTGTAAAAAAGTGGGAACTAGCGCGACGTTGGCAAAAAAACGACGTACCTAA
- the LOC129248110 gene encoding cryptochrome-2 isoform X1 produces MESKNTLVHWFRKGLRVHDNPALTLVFTKALSAPTQYCVRPIFILDSALVEWLRVGANRWRFLQQTLADLDAQLRQINSKLYVVRGTPATVFPHIFREWRVSLLTFETDIEPYALKRDAEVQRLAKEAGVKVDTCCSHTIYNPELVMQRNDGHAPLTYQKFLSVVDKFKVPLPVPKPEQLSDEHEPPKDAKEKRDVNCYAIPSMEELVKRPEGLGENKFPGGESEGLRRLDASLSDESWVVAFEKPNTSPNSLEPSTTVLSPYLKFGCLSARLCHHRITNILSRHKKHSKPPVSLLGQLLWREFYYTAAASEPNFDRMLGNKFCMQIPWESNEAHLTAWAYGRTGYPFIDAIMRQLRKEGWIHHLARHAVACFLTRGDLWISWEEGQKVFEELLLDQDWALNAGNWMWLSASAFFYQYFRVYSPVAFGRKTDPTGVYIRKYVPELAKYPAGCIYEPWKATLSAQREYGCVLGEDYPHRIVNHETVHKENIKRMTAAYKVNREVKQDSKTRDKDDERGKCKKVGTSATLAKKRRT; encoded by the exons ATGGAGTCAAAAAACACACTGGTTCATTGGTTTCGCAAGGGATTGCGTGTACATGACAATCCAGCGCtgacgcttgtgtttaccaaagcACTCAGTGCGCCAACACAATATTGTGTCCGTCCAATTTTTATACTCGACTCTGCGTTAGTGGAATGGCTAAGAGTTGGCGCGAACCGCTGGCGCTTTTTGCAACAAACACTGGCTGATTTAGACGCACAACTACGCCAAATAAATTCTAAACTCTATGTCGTGCGTGGAACGCCGGCTACAGTTTTTCCCCACATCTTTCGTGAATGGCGGGTCAGTTTGCTAACATTCGAGACAGATATTGAACCTTACGCACTGAAACGCGATGCTGAGGTGCAGCGTTTGGCAAAGGAAGCTGGCGTAAAGGTGGATACTTGTTGTTCGCATACTATTTATAATCCAGAGTTGGTAATGCAACGGAATGATGGCCATGCTCCTTTGACTTACCAGAAGTTTTTAAGTGTTGTCGATAAATTCAAAGTACCGTTGCCAGTGCCGAAGCCGGAACAATTGAGTGATGAGCATGAGCCCCCAAAGGATGCAAAGGAAAAACGTGATGTGAATTGCTATGCAATTCCCTCAATGGAAGAGCTGGTTAAGCGACCTGAGGGACTGGGAGAGAACAAGTTTCCCGGCG GTGAAAGTGAAGGTTTGCGACGCTTGGATGCATCGCTAAGCGATGAGTCATGGGTTGTCGCTTTCGAGAAACCAAACACTTCACCAAATTCGCTTGAACCAAGCACCACTGTGCTCAGTCCCTACCTTAAATTTGGCTGCCTCAGTGCGCGTTTGTGTCATCATAGGATAACAAACATTTTAAGTCGACATAAAAAACATTCGAAACCGCCTGTGTCACTGTTGGGACAACTACTTTGGCGTGAATTTTATTACACTGCTGCTGCTTCCGAACCAAATTTCGATCGTATGTTAGGCAACAAATTCTGCATGCAAATACCCTGGGAAAGTAACGAAGCGCATTTGACAGCTTGGGCGTACGGACGTACTGGCTATCCATTCATTGACGCTATTATGCGTCAGTTGCGCAAGGAAGGTTGGATTCATCATTTGGCACGTCACGCAGTCGCATGCTTTTTAACGCGCGGTGATTTGTGGATCTCCTGGGAGGAGGGACAAAAAGTGTTCGAGGAGCTGCTGCTCGATCAGGATTGGGCTTTGAATGCGGGAAATTGGATGTGGCTCTCAGCATCTGCATTCTTTTATCAATACTTTCGTGTTTATAGCCCAGTCGCTTTCGGCAGGAAAACTGATCCTACAGGcgtttatataagaaaatatgtacCTGAGCTTGCAAAGTACCCTGCAGGTTGCATTTATGAACCGTGGAAGGCGACATTGAGCGCACAACGGGAATATGGCTGTGTACTGGGTGAAGATTATCCGCATCGCATCGTTAATCACGAAACAGTGCATAAGGAGAATATCAAACGCATGACGGCGGCATATAAGGTGAACCGAGAGGTAAAGCAAGACAGCAAAACTCGCGACAAAGACGACGAAAGGGGTAAGTGTAAAAAAGTGGGAACTAGCGCGACGTTGGCAAAAAAACGACGTACCTAA